The Porites lutea chromosome 7, jaPorLute2.1, whole genome shotgun sequence genome includes the window CAAGAAACGGAGAGGGTTGATTTGAGTTAAAAACCTCGGCTGGGTGCAATTAATTCATGCAACACTCTATCTCGTTTGCGACATGTTCAGTGCAAGGTAGATCGTATATAGGAAAATGTACCTTGTCTCGGCTCGCAGCCAAGACCAGTGAAGTTGTCAATATTTTTTACACAGCGAGCTCCTTTTAAGCAAGGAGCTGAGTGTTCAAATTAAGGAGTGAACCTTTCGTGAATTTTCCCATTAATGAGGAAGAAATTTCGATTACGCCGTGAACTGGCGTTGTAGAGAAACATTGAACAATGATTTTTGACCGTGTTTTATTTGCTCATCTTTTAATGGACCGTTTTGTTTGTAATACTCTCAGCGACGTTGTACAGCGCAATAAAGATAAATTACAAGAACGTACTGTTTTATAGCCTTCATTCCTGTAGCGTTGGTCGGTCACTTGAGTCTATTTTTAGGTTGGACTCATTCGTAATATGCCCGTTTAGCCGGCTATGCGCGTATGCTGAAATAAATTCACCCGTAGAAAAATGGCAATGTCAAAGTTTATTCTCATGATTAGACAAGCTTTCTGGAGATAAGACTGTTTTTAATCTAAAGTTTTCTTGCATTGTAAAGGTTGGTGTCTCATAGTCCTCACCATCCTGATGTAAGAATCCGAGAGGAAACGTATCTTTCCTTGTAGTGTCAGTGTTACTATGAACTGAGTAAGATATTAGGAAAGAAGCAGTTTAATCTGATATTTGGCTTCTGGCTTAGGCAGATTAAGCACAGACGAAGAAACGTCAAGTACGAATGAGAAAGCGCGCAAGAAGGACTGAATACACTTCTCCGGGTGCTCAGTTTGCCACTCCGCCATTTTAGGCATTTTACTGGTGAACAGTTGCGACATATAGATATTTCGATCTTTttcgagcaacaacaatttgccgtTTGTCCCCTTTGAAATGGTCGAGGAGTCAGTTACTATGCGTGCGCTAACTAGTTCCTAGAGTCCCACCACTCGTTCCAAAGCGAAGGAGAGGGGACGAGTAAGAAAATACCCTGGGAACAAGATTGATGTGTTCGTTGTTGCCCGTCATATTGTCACAAAACAGCTGCTAAATATGCCAAGTTTGCAGTAGGAGAGAACGAATTGCTGCTACTTCCAGGGGCGTACCTGACTGTAAGCCAGTTAAGCACGGGCTTAAAAGAatttgggtggggtgggggggtggggggaattTTAGGCTCACAATTATTTTGACGATGCCAGTGTCGACAGCATCTCCGGAACGATCATTTAATTGTATGTGAAGGGTCAAGACGCCCTTGCGCTCTACTATATTAAATACGAGCAGAGAGCTCCTCTGGGCTCGTGCTTCAACATGCGTACCTAAACCCACGGGGACAAGAGGATCGACACAGACAAGGTGGTGCGGGAGTTCTGCGCCAGGCCTCGGCCTCACATTTTAGAATGCCACGCTAACACAGCTTTCTCTTTGCGTTCATCATGATATTGTATAGAAGTAGGGAAATACAACATTTATGTAAAGTGGTTGTAACTTAAAGGCCCAACTAAAGTTACTTTACGCCCTGTAAAACCCGGCTCTTGCACCGGACCGGTGTAAATTAATAAGCGTCTATCAGCAACATTCTGGGAGCGGGCTTAAAGCTGGAAAATGCCCAGGAACAGTTGGAACTAAACCAAAGATGTGTTGCTTTTAGTGCCACCTGCTAACATGTTCACACAGTAGCACAAGGTACCTGTCGGTTTATGTTGCCGATTCCGGCTTATTAATAAGCAAAGTAAATATCCAGGCTGATTAATTTACATGAACAACACGTAAATCTGCAAGCAgagtgactcatcgaataccaAGTTTATTTTGCGGCTGttacacttttaaaaaagacgACGTTGATTTTATTGGAAGCAAAGCATGCCTTCAAACGGCTGCCATGTCAGGGATATACAGAAGGACATCAACCGAGTTAAACCCAACCAAACCTACTTGTTTGTGGATAGAAGCTTTCAAGAATCAATCATCGAATATTTCCAGTTTTTACGCAGAGAAGGGATTCTCTGCGATGTAACGCTGAGAATCGGAACTCACAAATTTCCTTGTCATCGTAACATTTTGGGAGTAGCTAGCCCTTATTTTCGCTCGCTTTTTATAGACAGTGAAAGTGGAAGGTTCATAAAACACGTCGAGCTACCACAAGAAATTCATCATTCAACAATGGAAGCTGTCTTGGAAtatatgtacggagggaaaatTTTCTTAAATGCAAGTAACGCTATTGACATTTTTAAGGGCGCTTGTTTCTTTAAACTTCAAAGCTTGTTGGAGGAATGTTCTCACGTACTAGTCAAGTTCCTAACTCCTGAGAATTGCCTCCAAGTAAGGGACGTTTCGTTAATTCATGGACAAGAAAAACTACATCAGCGATGTCAGAGATATTTGTACGAAAACTTCGTACAGATTGCGAACTCAATGTCTTTTTTGGAACTTCACCAAGATGAGCTTGAGAAAATGTTGTCAAACAATGACATTTGCGTCGACAGTGAGCAACAGGTGATTATGCAATTAAAATAGTTTCTGTATTCTAACagctattattaaaaactgaatcattggataaggCATTTCTAGCTAGAGCTcagattggcttagccatcatacCATGCTCTAGTTCCAAATATGGAAACTGTAcgtgtctgctcaaaattaaaaacaagctgaaaatcggttgtttttacaaataacgCCGGGAagaatttttgatattttgtgggcgtttttataaaacaattattccgcTAGCGCTTCTTGGATATCCAACACGcgctcgtggaataattgttaattaaacgTCATAGTAAGTTCTAAGAGTAAGACTACTGGTTTAATTTTTGTCCAAGTATGGTACGGTTTGGGGTATAAGGGAGTCCAAGATAGTCCTGGATTCTCGATTCCACTCCCtattggattccggattccagatactGGATTCCAGTAATAACTTCCGACGCGTCTCATCAAGGGATTTCTTTTTGCCTTTTCAGACTTTATCTGCACCCAGGGCACACTTGccttctatatatatatatattatatctCAATGAAAATTCCTTTTAAATTCATAGATTTTTTCGCAGGGGGGTGGCGGCGGTTTTTTCGGGCTCACCCCCTAAATCCATCCCATGGCTGTTTTTAGAAAGTCGGATGAAATGGTTCCAATTGTGCCATCCCAAAACCCAGGCTCTCCTATGGAGGAACGTCAGTTGACCAAGGGTCAGAAAGGTGTAATCCTGGGATGATAGGTATCACGAATCGTTCCAAATCAGTTTAGAATCcttgtaaaacaattattttatccGTTGTAGGTATTCGACAGCCTGGTGAGATGGACTGAATATGATCGCAAAGAGCGCGGGATCCACTTCTCCAAATTACTGCAACATGTTCGGCTGCCGTTACTGTCCACCGGCATAATTATGGAGCATGTACAGCGACAGGAATTAGTGCATCGCTCGCCCACAGCAAAGGAAATGGTTCTGGAGGCCATGAGCTATAACACAGCGGAAGAAGAACAGAAAAAATCCATGAGTAGTCCAAGGACGGTGCCAAGAACATGTTCGACTTTAGTGCAAGTGATTCTGTTTGTTGGTGGTAAGGGCAAGACCCCCGATGAAGGGCGCATCACGTTTTGTTATCTTCCTGAAGAAGATCGTTGGTATTCACTAGCACCTTTACggtgagaaagaaaaaacttgaaagGGGTCTTTCTAGCTGCAGGTACCCTCAtcacaaaagaaagaaaggaaccaAACAATAAATTTCTCCTGGAGGCTTTATTGTTtggttgtattgtttcttttgttgtacgTAATCTGTGCCTCGGTACCTACAAAAGGAACCAGATTGATGACTGTCGGCTATAACCATTCTCGTTAGATACCAATTTCCTTACTTATTAACTGGTGCGATGGGCGGCGACAAGAAAAGTCGAATGTTATTTATATCTTTACAGAGGGTCTTGAACTCTGGTTAAGATAACGGATCCTGTTCGCGTTTAACTGCAAAACAGCCTACTCTCCTCGCTCTTCCCGAAGGACGTCCCGCAAAACTCGCCCCCGTAGCGGTGAGGAGCGAGGAGACACGGCtttattcgcaggctaattagCCTTCAAAGCGGCAATAATTCGATCTGTGTCCATTTTTGCGCCTCTAtatttaaagtgtttttttccagattttctcAATATCTGAGTCTCTAAATCCTacagttttattcatgtttcACCTAATATGTGTTAGCTCAATCtcacttgaaacttttaaaACCAAAAAGGAATCATTCTTAAAACAAAGTCTACCTTCTTTGAGGGGGGCGGAGGTggaaacagagagcgagactgagGAGAGGGTCAGTGAGGCTCGCCCCCTTTGCGCGAGAATCCCACGCAGGTGCTTCGCGCTTTGAAAACCCGATttgggagaaaaagaaaaaaaaactgttttccagaCTATatcaagaatttgttttcctcaCTGAATGTTACTTATTCCGTTTAGGAAAAAAGTAGTACTGTAACGGTATGCTAAACAATTTCCGCCACTTTTATAGAACGCAGTTGTGCGATCACTCTGTTGCGGTAGTTGATGGATCGGTTTACGCGACTGCTGGGTCCGAGGAAGGCAAGGCCTCTCTTCTGTTTCAAGATCATGTGCAATGCTTTAATCTGCAATCAAATATCTGGAGCCTTGTGGCCCCTGTTCAGGAAGCGAGGGCCAAAGCTGCCGCCGTTGAACATGATTGGCTGTTATATGTCTCTGGTAAGGGAGAATACCCGCAGATGAAATTCTGTAGGAATAGGCATGTGCCTAGGAGTTTAATATATCATCTCCTTTTAGCAGTTGATTAGAGTTTGAGATAGAAAGATAAGGaactgatgacgtaaaaaaatCTTTACCCTGGTGAAATTATTTCAAGAAAGTTGGAAGAAAGAATGTATGAAATTATATTAATTGTTTTTCTCAGTGAAGGGAATAAAAAACAGGAAAGTGTCCGCTCCGCTAGTAGAAATTGCCTCGCTCATCTTGTTACAATTAGAGAGAACAATGTTAGGCGGAAGAGATCAAACAGTGAAATTGTATTCTAATGaaagaggaggggaggggggttcgATGGTCCATCGACTAACGAACTACAAAGGGTTGGCATTTGGAGAGCGTGGTTTCTCTCGAATGTTTAGTCCTATAGCACCGCGGCTAAAAATAACCGGTACGGTAAACGAACAGTTAAATTGCCTGCGAAAACTTCCATTTCtgctcgctcttcgccgctagggacgtttcgacgtttctccgcgcgaaacgtccccagcggcgaagagcgaggagaaacggatgttttcgcaggctacagttAAATGAGTTTTTTAgaaaactgaatattttgaaGATGCTGTCAAACTAACGCCTAAAGTATAACATTGCGATCAGGAGCCGAGCCCCTGATTGCAATCAATTAAAGGATTACGCTATATTGAAACATTTCGTCCATCTTACCTAGGTGGCATGATGAATGGTTCCCATAGCAACTCGTTTGAAGTATACAATCCAGTCAACAACAAATGGAAGTTTCTCTCGCCTCCCACAATCCAGCGAACTCGTCACGCTATGGTTGCTACGCAAACACACATTTACGTTATCGGTGGAGAAGGCCAGGGTATAGAGCCGGAAGTCAGCATGGAGCGATATGATCCAGAGGTAGACCTCTGGAGCTTTGTATTACCGATGAATTGTGGAAAAGTTGGTGCATGCGCTGTAGAACTGGAGGGAAAAATTTACGTCATAGGCGGAAATAATGGATACAATACACTCCGGCAGTGTGAGGTTTATGATGTACAAACCCACCAGTGGAGCTTGACTAAaggtgtttaaaaaaatgacatgtTTTACTTACTAGGctcatactgagtaatcatttgaGTCATGGAGTGTACTGACGAGTAAAGCAGTTCATTCAAACATGTTAGAAACCTTAAGATTGCACTGCGAGGACgagatttttaaagtttttttgctTATTCTCAAAAATATACACCCCGGACTaagctttgttttgcttttttcaccAGAGGATCGAAAGGTTATTTTTCATTGAAGGAGGTTAATCCTTCTCTCTATTGCAAAATGACAAAACATATCACTTTAATTTGGACAACATTTTCCGGTTACTTCAACAATTTCACTGGAACCTGTAGAAGAATGACAACAGTAAAAGCGCGCGCTCAACTTAGAAttaaaatctcgttctcgttgtcgtactcgtctcagaatctaaaggtcgCTTTTGTTCGGGCTAGCGACCGCTCAGTATTTCCTGCAGTCGCTGAGGAATATTAGGTAAAGCAGAAAGTGAAATCGATAGGGTGGTATATAAGACGAAAGGCTGATTTCCATATCACAACTTGTGTAAACCTGTTAGTAATGTTTAAATACAAGACACGATTTGCGACGACGATTTTTAAGagcaacaatgttggaacaatgttaaAACAAATCGAAACAATATCGTTAAACTTATAAAGATGCAACACTGTGTTGCTctgaaaatcgtcgttgcaaatcgtctcgtgtGATATCGCCCTCAAGATTCTATTTTTGGCAAACTAATTTGGCAAGATGGGTAATATTTTCGAGGCTCGGGCTGTGACATTCACAACAATTGGGCTTATAAATCTAAAATATTAATGAGATGAGTTGCGTATAGCTTTTTCGTCCAGATCACTGATTTATATTGTATGCTTTATTTCTAGGAATGAAAGAGTTTCGTCAAGATGCCCAGGCCGTCGTTATTGGCAAGAAAATTTACGTCATCGGCGGCCGAGACTATAAGGGAGAGAGGGTTCTAGATTCCATGGAGTGCTTTGATGTATCAGAGGGGGAGTGGGAACAAGTTACGACTGTGCCATTAGCAAGAGAAGGCTTTCGTTGTGTTTCTTGTAAAATAAGTCGAAATCACCTCCTTCCGATAAAGCTCAGATAACCTTTATCACATCCTTTCCAATTTCTATATGAGCTGTAATAGAAACAGGGTAGCCATTGCTATGCTTTATCCTGACAGTTCAAGAAACCAAAATAGATCGAACATATCCAAATTCTTTCAATTTCAGCTTGACGGATACAATTTTCTCAGGGGAGACAAGGtataaggggccgaccatttgacttttgaggggaagTATGGGtgagttgtgaaaaaaatatcctgcagatCACACTTGATTTCGAGGGGAAAAATTATTGCAAGGTGGCGGCGGAATAGCTGTATTTGTCCGGGACAACATATCATCTTTGCAGTGCGCAGGAAAAAATCTGGACATCTCTGTATTTCCCTATATCTTATTATAACTCTATGATCAATGGGGTTGGTTATATGAGCCAGGATGGCTCGCCTTTCCACGATCCCGGCAAGCTaattaaaagcaacaaaaaccAGTCTTGTGATCACATGGCAACCCATCGAGCCCATCCTGGTGGCGTAATACCGCGATAATAATCACCTTTAATACTAAGATGGTTATAAGGAACTCTTTCATgaaattatcaaaattcaaacattaATAGCTGCCGGGCCAATTtgagaaaaacatgaaaatagcCACTCAAAACATCATAGAAGAGGGTATGaataacacaggaaaaaaatacaaattgaaGGCACGGTGTGACGGAAGGTTTTTCCACTTTCGAACGATTTTAACACTCAACGGGAACTCGACGCTTTAACTATCGGTTAACTGGGGGAAACTAGACTCAATTGCAACTCACTTGCGGGAAAGAGCCGTCACTTCTCTTGAGGTCCGAGATCAAACCACTAACTGGTACAGCAAAGGCAAACTGAACTTTGGTTCCAACAGCGTTTATTCTTGTACACGCA containing:
- the LOC140944213 gene encoding kelch-like protein 18, whose product is MPSNGCHVRDIQKDINRVKPNQTYLFVDRSFQESIIEYFQFLRREGILCDVTLRIGTHKFPCHRNILGVASPYFRSLFIDSESGRFIKHVELPQEIHHSTMEAVLEYMYGGKIFLNASNAIDIFKGACFFKLQSLLEECSHVLVKFLTPENCLQVRDVSLIHGQEKLHQRCQRYLYENFVQIANSMSFLELHQDELEKMLSNNDICVDSEQQVFDSLVRWTEYDRKERGIHFSKLLQHVRLPLLSTGIIMEHVQRQELVHRSPTAKEMVLEAMSYNTAEEEQKKSMSSPRTVPRTCSTLVQVILFVGGKGKTPDEGRITFCYLPEEDRWYSLAPLRTQLCDHSVAVVDGSVYATAGSEEGKASLLFQDHVQCFNLQSNIWSLVAPVQEARAKAAAVEHDWLLYVSGGMMNGSHSNSFEVYNPVNNKWKFLSPPTIQRTRHAMVATQTHIYVIGGEGQGIEPEVSMERYDPEVDLWSFVLPMNCGKVGACAVELEGKIYVIGGNNGYNTLRQCEVYDVQTHQWSLTKGMKEFRQDAQAVVIGKKIYVIGGRDYKGERVLDSMECFDVSEGEWEQVTTVPLAREGFRCVSCKISRNHLLPIKLR